One window from the genome of Bartonella sp. WD16.2 encodes:
- a CDS encoding metal ABC transporter permease has product MISWLLEPFNYQYMVNAMWVSGLVGCVCAFLSAFLMLKGWSLIGDALSHSIVPGVAGAYLLGLPFSLGAFFSGGAAAAAMLFLNHRTKLKEDTIIGLTFSSFFALGLFLKSLKPMAVNIDTIVLGNVLAISSSDIMQLVCISVFSLLILCAKWKDLLVSLFDESHARALGLNVKLLKILFFTLLAACTVAAMQTVGAFLVICLVVTPGATAYLLNDRFLNLLIIAVVIGTFTSVLGVYVSYFLNAHTGGVVVLFQAFLFIIAFIFSPKYGFLAARLRVRVAKKI; this is encoded by the coding sequence ATGATATCTTGGTTACTTGAGCCATTCAACTATCAATATATGGTCAATGCAATGTGGGTCTCGGGGTTAGTTGGGTGTGTTTGTGCGTTTCTTTCGGCTTTTCTAATGTTAAAGGGCTGGTCGTTGATTGGTGATGCACTTTCTCATTCGATTGTGCCTGGGGTTGCTGGGGCTTATCTTTTAGGATTGCCTTTTTCGCTTGGAGCTTTTTTCTCTGGTGGGGCTGCGGCTGCCGCGATGTTATTTCTTAACCATCGAACAAAACTGAAAGAAGATACGATTATTGGTTTAACTTTTTCCTCCTTTTTTGCTCTTGGATTGTTTTTAAAGTCATTAAAACCAATGGCTGTTAACATTGATACGATTGTTCTTGGAAATGTTTTAGCAATTAGTTCATCAGATATTATGCAGTTAGTTTGTATTAGTGTTTTCTCTTTGTTGATATTATGTGCGAAGTGGAAAGATTTATTAGTTTCTTTATTTGATGAAAGTCATGCACGTGCTCTTGGATTGAATGTAAAGCTATTGAAAATTCTCTTTTTTACGCTGCTTGCTGCTTGTACTGTTGCTGCTATGCAAACGGTAGGAGCTTTTTTGGTTATTTGTCTTGTGGTGACACCAGGGGCTACGGCTTATCTTTTAAATGATCGCTTTTTAAATCTTTTGATAATTGCAGTAGTAATTGGAACATTTACGAGTGTACTGGGTGTTTATGTGAGTTATTTTTTAAATGCGCATACCGGTGGTGTTGTTGTGCTTTTTCAGGCGTTTCTGTTTATTATAGCTTTTATTTTTTCTCCAAAATACGGTTTTCTCGCTGCCCGTTTGCGTGTGAGAGTGGCAAAAAAAATATGA
- a CDS encoding metal ABC transporter permease, protein MIDQLLLPFQLSFMIKGMAITVILSIPMAMLSCFLILKGWALLGDAISHAVFPGVVVGYMTTPWVITFLASLPFSWFHHLHPANVTMILIVFGAFIAGMICAITTGFLGSNSRIKQDTVMGVVFSSMFGLGLVLATAIYSNLDLNHILFGNLLGVNWLDITQTAIISIIVTLILGTKWRDFMLYIFDSIQGRAIGLQISVLHYALLTMISLTIVAALKAVGIILVISLLIAPGAIAYLITKRFFSMLLIAVLIAVFSSFLGIYLSLFIGSDSASTIVLILTLIFAAVFIWIFVQQAAIRETQV, encoded by the coding sequence ATGATAGATCAATTACTACTCCCTTTTCAGCTTTCTTTTATGATTAAGGGTATGGCTATTACCGTTATTCTGTCCATTCCAATGGCTATGCTTTCTTGTTTTCTTATTTTAAAAGGGTGGGCGCTTTTAGGAGATGCGATTTCTCACGCAGTTTTTCCTGGTGTGGTTGTTGGTTATATGACAACACCGTGGGTGATAACATTTTTAGCTTCTTTGCCGTTTTCTTGGTTTCATCATCTACATCCCGCTAATGTTACGATGATTTTAATTGTTTTTGGTGCTTTTATTGCTGGTATGATTTGTGCCATCACGACAGGTTTTTTAGGGAGCAATAGCCGTATAAAACAGGATACGGTCATGGGTGTTGTTTTTTCGTCTATGTTTGGTTTGGGGCTTGTTTTAGCAACGGCAATTTATAGTAATTTAGATTTAAATCACATCTTATTCGGTAATCTTTTGGGCGTTAATTGGCTTGATATTACGCAGACAGCAATAATTTCTATTATCGTCACTTTAATTTTGGGGACAAAATGGCGTGATTTTATGCTGTATATTTTTGATTCGATTCAAGGACGTGCAATAGGATTACAGATATCAGTGCTCCATTATGCTCTGTTGACAATGATTTCTCTCACGATTGTTGCGGCTTTAAAAGCAGTTGGAATTATTTTGGTTATTTCTTTGTTGATTGCACCAGGAGCAATTGCTTATCTTATTACTAAGCGTTTTTTTTCTATGCTTTTGATTGCTGTATTGATTGCTGTTTTTTCTAGTTTTTTAGGAATTTATCTAAGCTTATTCATTGGTTCTGATTCTGCTTCTACAATTGTATTGATTTTGACACTAATCTTTGCTGCTGTTTTTATATGGATTTTTGTTCAACAGGCTGCAATTCGGGAAACACAAGTATAA
- a CDS encoding YbaN family protein, with product MEKNFKISRPLRVFYSILGGVMVLLGLIGVVLPIMPTVPFLLVASWCFARSSPRFHCWLHNHRIFGLPIKQWEEKRIISPFVKIFAVVSMTGGFLSFLIIVHPALWFALSAAIILLVIAIYIMTRPSSSTSSSSSLPK from the coding sequence ATAGAAAAAAATTTTAAGATATCTCGCCCTTTACGAGTTTTTTATTCTATATTGGGTGGGGTGATGGTTTTATTAGGTTTGATAGGTGTGGTTTTACCTATTATGCCAACCGTACCTTTTCTGTTGGTTGCTTCATGGTGTTTTGCCCGTTCATCACCGCGGTTTCATTGTTGGTTGCATAATCATCGAATTTTTGGTCTACCCATTAAGCAATGGGAAGAAAAGAGAATCATCTCGCCTTTTGTTAAAATTTTTGCAGTGGTAAGTATGACCGGTGGCTTTTTATCATTTTTAATAATTGTACATCCTGCTTTATGGTTCGCTTTATCAGCTGCAATTATTTTGCTGGTAATCGCTATTTATATTATGACGCGCCCATCCTCATCTACGTCGTCATCTTCATCATTACCAAAATAA
- the pncB gene encoding nicotinate phosphoribosyltransferase — protein MNHTDIARRVYNRTWKLDPIIRSLLDTDFYKLLMVQMIWGLYPNIHVTFSLINRSKTICLANDIDEGELRAQLDHALSLRFTKKEIIWLAGNTFYGRKQIFKPDFLHWLEKFQLPEYELTHKDGQYILHFHGPWAYSSMWEIPALSIISELRSRAAMKNLGRFALDVLYARAKAKMWSKIERLKQLPDLNIADFGTRRRHSFLWQRWCVEALKEGIGTSLVGSSNILLAMDTDLEALGTNAHELPMVIAALTNNDNDLSQAPYKVLQNWNRYYGGNLLIVLPDAFGTEAFLRNAPDWVADWTGFRIDSALPIEGGERIIKWWQEKGKNPREKLLIFSDALNVDTIEKTYHHFHGKIRMSFGWGTNLTNDFENCAPQSIANLAAASLVCKATHANGRPTVKLSDNPEKAIGDAQEIQRYLNFFNPEISVSKLSKFNR, from the coding sequence ATGAATCATACAGATATTGCTAGACGCGTTTATAACCGCACATGGAAACTTGACCCTATTATTCGCTCGCTTCTTGATACGGATTTTTATAAGCTTCTTATGGTGCAAATGATTTGGGGACTTTACCCAAATATTCATGTCACCTTTTCACTCATAAACCGTAGTAAAACAATTTGCCTTGCTAATGACATTGATGAAGGTGAGCTACGCGCGCAGCTTGATCATGCCCTTAGTTTACGCTTTACCAAAAAAGAAATAATCTGGCTTGCTGGTAATACATTTTATGGTCGCAAACAAATTTTTAAACCGGATTTTCTTCATTGGCTTGAAAAATTTCAACTGCCCGAATACGAATTAACCCACAAAGACGGCCAATATATTCTACATTTTCATGGTCCATGGGCTTATAGTTCTATGTGGGAAATCCCTGCCCTTTCTATTATCAGTGAATTACGTTCACGCGCTGCAATGAAAAACCTCGGTCGTTTTGCACTCGATGTCCTTTATGCCCGTGCTAAAGCAAAAATGTGGAGTAAAATTGAACGCCTTAAACAATTGCCTGACCTTAACATCGCTGACTTTGGCACTAGACGTCGTCATTCTTTTTTATGGCAACGTTGGTGTGTAGAAGCGTTAAAAGAAGGAATTGGCACCTCCTTGGTGGGATCTTCTAATATCCTTCTAGCAATGGACACAGACTTAGAAGCTCTTGGAACAAACGCACATGAACTACCTATGGTTATCGCAGCCCTTACCAACAATGATAATGATTTGAGCCAAGCACCTTATAAAGTTCTACAAAATTGGAACCGCTATTATGGTGGAAATCTTTTGATTGTTTTACCCGATGCTTTTGGAACAGAAGCATTTTTACGCAATGCACCAGACTGGGTAGCAGACTGGACAGGTTTTAGAATTGACAGCGCTCTACCCATTGAAGGAGGTGAACGCATTATAAAATGGTGGCAAGAAAAAGGAAAAAACCCACGAGAAAAATTATTGATTTTTTCCGACGCGCTAAATGTAGACACAATTGAAAAAACCTATCATCACTTTCATGGTAAAATACGCATGAGTTTTGGGTGGGGAACAAATCTCACCAATGATTTTGAAAATTGTGCGCCTCAAAGCATTGCAAACCTTGCAGCTGCTTCCCTTGTTTGCAAAGCAACCCACGCCAACGGTAGACCAACTGTAAAACTTTCAGATAATCCTGAAAAAGCCATTGGAGATGCACAAGAAATACAACGTTATTTGAATTTTTTCAATCCTGAAATATCCGTTTCAAAGCTATCAAAATTTAATCGTTAA